Genomic DNA from Shouchella patagoniensis:
ATTAATGAGTGAAACGGATATGGCAAACACTATTTGCTTTCGAGCAGATAGTGGGGATGCTCCTCCACTTCGAACACTGAAACTGCTCTTCCAAATCGAATAACCAATATAAAGTAAAAAACAAAAGCCAATTGCATACATGCCAAGCTCTAGCGCTGGAATAGCGAGCACAAGTACTGAAACACTAAACACAGCTAGGAGTATCAATAGCGTATCGGAAATGGCAGCCGCAAAAACGGCCGGCAGCGCTCCCCTCATTCCCCGGTGTGCAGCGCCTTGATTTAAAATAAAAATGTTTTGTGGACCAATCGGTATAATTAAACCTAATGATAAAATAAGTCCATGAACCATTGCCGCAACCATCCAATTTTCCTTTCCAGTTAACAATTTTTGTTGATATGATTAGCATAATGGCGTTTCACTAATTATAAAACAACCACTGAGGCACTAATTCAACCAACCACTTTCTCATTTGAAAGGAGAAGCTATGGACTGGAAACCACAGCGATCAGATTCAAAAACATTGTTTACTCAAATTCATGACTGGATGCTTTCCCATATCGAGCGTGGCGATTGGCCGATTTCTATGAGGCTTCCTTCACAACGGAAGCTTGCCCATGATTTAGGGGTTAATCGCAGTACAATCGTTCAAGTGTTTGAAGAATTAAAAGCAGAAGGGATACTAGAAACGATACATGGTAGCGGCACATATGTTTCAAGCAATGGATGGGAACTGCTATTAGCCCGTAAACAACCAAATTGGAATGCACATATGCAGAATAGCCTGTATACACCGAATGTCGAGACGATCCAATTAATCAATGAATTTGAACAAAAAAGCGAAGTCCTCAGACTAGGGACTGGCGAGCTTTCACCTGAGTTGTTACCACTAACAAAACTTCGTCAATCTTTAACCGAAATGGTCTTAACCGAGGAAAACATTCGTTACTCGTCACCAAAAGGGAATATCCAACTAAGGCACGCTGTCGCATCTCATTTG
This window encodes:
- a CDS encoding LysE/ArgO family amino acid transporter, producing the protein MVAAMVHGLILSLGLIIPIGPQNIFILNQGAAHRGMRGALPAVFAAAISDTLLILLAVFSVSVLVLAIPALELGMYAIGFCFLLYIGYSIWKSSFSVRSGGASPLSARKQIVFAISVSLINPHAVIDTVGVIGTNSLHYHFFYEKAAFAVACIGVSWISFIGLAWIGGWVLSVDGKGHLMKMINCGSAIMIWGVALFIGYQLIKRVIEIAL